Genomic segment of Anopheles darlingi chromosome X, idAnoDarlMG_H_01, whole genome shotgun sequence:
ctcTTACAggtgctggctagctggctggcatttGGGCAAGCGCCAGTGGCAGCTGGgtgttggaaaaaaaatgtttacccacctcgtcgtcgtcgtcgtcgtcgtctccactGTTGTTTAAGTAATAGCCCGGAAGGAGTTCACGTTTTAAAGGccagagaaaggaagaaaggaaaggaggctGGAAACAGAAGAACGCAATCCGAATCGCAAGGTACCCAGTCCCAGTGTGCTGTTCGGCGTATTAGGCAAcatgaacaacaacacctACCAGCCGCAGCACCTCGGTGGCTGCggtagtggcagtagcagcagcaccaccaccactaccaaccaCTACAAGTACACCGGAAGCATcctgagcaacaacaactacagcagcagcagcggcagcagcagttgcagcaccaacagtgCCATTATCCacggcaacaacaatcaaccacGCACGATcaatggacagcagcagcaccagcagcaccagcagcagcagcagcagcagcaagggctGCGTGTCAGTCGTAGCAGCACCCGGAAAAAGCCCTTCCACTTTATATCCAACAtgtggaagatgaagaaaatcatcaagttcgacGACATCATGTTCCACCGGGAAATGAACTGCCGGGCACGGTCGGAACCGTCAGGTGTGTGGGCCCACCAACCGaaacaccccctccacccccccttAACTTTGTCTCACCACTCGGCCTTCGTTTTTCCCAGTGTCAACGTACAGCTGCACCGGAAAGGGTTGCCAGCGGAAGTCGTCGCCCTCGTTCTCGATGCTGAGCCTGTCGCCGGCCAAGTTTCAGAAgtcgaccgacgacgagctggAGGTGACGCGACTTCGGCTGTCCCGCAACGACAATCCTTTCGTGCAGAAGGTGCTGGCTAGTAGGGACAACGTGACGACAGATGTCATCGACGACACTGAGTCGGACGACGCGATCCTAATCCTCATGTCGGACGTAAGTttaaccaacccccccccccctctccctggcACGGTTACGGGAGATCACAGTACTAATGTGTGTTCCTCCCCCTTATACGCCACCCCGCCAGGAGTTCAACGGTGATGCGGAAACGGATCCGCTGGCGCTGCCGCAGGTTCACGAACATATGATCcgctcgccaccaccaacgttcTGGCCCCGGGCACAAAAGACTGTCTTTAACTTTGGCGGCGGACAGGAGGAACCATGCCTGCGGGACAGCACCAAGGATACTGGTGCGGGGGTACGTAAGGCTGGTGTTGGTTCCAGATCTTATCGCATGCTCAGATCACGCATGGTGTCCGCTCTCTCGACTTGCAGATTACCAAGCAATTCAGTGGCCAGCGCTAGGGCACCCGGGCAGCTGCGGTAGGGCAGAGCGTCGTGGTGGAGCAACATTTCTTCGGTCcccatccttcttctccttccaacCACGCCACGAACCAtctcttccacaaaacgaaaaTGCAATTAAGCCGGTCGAACGTGAACTTGCGTCACCTGTGCGACTACCCACGTTCCCAAAATCCCAGTGTGAGTGCGCGTCCGCGGTCGCACGTGTGTATTTGGGGTAGTTTTGGCATGAATCCCGAAGCGACAAAACTATAGAGATTTCTTTACTATAACTTGTTACATCGTTTACTAgtaaatatatacatatatatatatatatatatatatatatatatatatatatatatatatatatatatatatcttctatatatataaacatCTCGTGTCACGTTTTTTGTGtacaaactcctccgaaacgacTGAACCAAGGTGTTTTGAATAAAAAGGATGCGTCAAAGCCGCTTTGACGGGCCACCATTTTAAAGGTTTTTGACAGTTGTGTCAAAAACTCAAAGAGACTCatcttttgtggcaatttcatgGCAATTGTGGCAATTTaacttttgtttctttgtgatagtgccacttttcgtgaattttaactgtcttAATACCACAGAAACGCGAACacagcgttcccgaagtaaacacaAACAATCCCACcactgtcaaactctgaagtttttttctaaaatccgatcgggcGTTTGTTTTActagaagctacctgtctatttaaagtaccttggtttaGACCAAATTTGACGTCTATGTCGGTCCGCGTCAGAATGGCTCGGATTTGAATGTATGCCGAAAATGGTCGGTTCGTCGGCGTCCGCGGGGTTCTGTgggtttgtaaaaaaaaaggggtcaaTATCAAGGCGTGCTGCTGGGAGTTgctgagaaaacaaaaaagttggTTTAAAAGAACTAGAAGGGAACTCCGTGGTGTATATAACCAACCAGCCGCCAGCGATACGGTTACCCCGTTTGTGCCAAAAAGAAACGCCGTCAACCGCGTTCCGTGAGTGGGCCTCTGGTCGCCGTGCTCATCGCGCCAATCAATCTCCGCCAATCTCCGAAACTCTCGGCACAAACCCTCGTATCTTCCTCAACTCCACGACACGCACGCAAGTGATTCAACCATCAGTTTCCAGCGTCACCGCgccaatcaaacaaaatcaGCACGGGAAGATAGAAAGCGGGCAAAATGGCCATCAAAggttgctgctcggtggtgaaGTACCTGGTGGTACTAGTGAACCTGCTGTTCCTGGTAAGCTCGCTGCGATACATCTGATCGAATGAGCAgacactcccccccccctctcccctctcatTCTGTTTTCCTCCCAACATCTAACTCTGCCTCTCACCCATGCCGCTGGACATTGCAGGTTGTCGGTTTGCTAATCGTCTCGCTTGCCATCTGGATGCTGTCCGACCCGACGTTCCTGATTTCGATGACGCAGAATGAGACACACTACACGATCGGCCTGTACATATTTCTGGCCGTCGGTGGGCTCATGCTGGTGGTCGCCTTCCTCGGTTGCTGCGGCGCCTTTAAGGAATCACAATGGATGCTCACTTCCGTAAGCACGGCGCCATGTGGGAGTTCTCCTGTCGCGCTCTAAttccacattccattccattagttcttctgctgcttgctcATGGTGCTGGTAGCGGAACTGGCCGCCGGATTTTGGGCCTTCCAAAACTCCACCAAGCTGGACGATGTGGTGCGCTCGGCGGTGAAGGATTCGGTGCAGACACAGTACGGTGTAATTCCCGCTCGTACCGCTACACTGGACGCTATTCAGAAGCACGTGAGTGAGACATAcacactccctccctcttgcCGCTCCTTTTTCTAGCATTAATTCTTGAATATCGCTCACCTTCTCACCCCTTAATAGTACCAATGTTGCGGTGCTGAAGGTCCGAACGATTGGCAGTCCAGCGCCTACAATAACGTGGAAAG
This window contains:
- the LOC125955315 gene encoding uncharacterized protein LOC125955315, with product MNNNTYQPQHLGGCGSGSSSSTTTTTNHYKYTGSILSNNNYSSSSGSSSCSTNSAIIHGNNNQPRTINGQQQHQQHQQQQQQQQGLRVSRSSTRKKPFHFISNMWKMKKIIKFDDIMFHREMNCRARSEPSVSTYSCTGKGCQRKSSPSFSMLSLSPAKFQKSTDDELEVTRLRLSRNDNPFVQKVLASRDNVTTDVIDDTESDDAILILMSDEFNGDAETDPLALPQVHEHMIRSPPPTFWPRAQKTVFNFGGGQEEPCLRDSTKDTGAGITKQFSGQR
- the LOC125951544 gene encoding CD9 antigen-like; translated protein: MAIKGCCSVVKYLVVLVNLLFLVVGLLIVSLAIWMLSDPTFLISMTQNETHYTIGLYIFLAVGGLMLVVAFLGCCGAFKESQWMLTSFFCCLLMVLVAELAAGFWAFQNSTKLDDVVRSAVKDSVQTQYGVIPARTATLDAIQKHYQCCGAEGPNDWQSSAYNNVERPTPSIELGKLPISYNVPETCCSSYISPEECKAARRMEYATTLKPANIFADGCMEKLVDAIRKNMKTISYVGAAIVCIELLTLILSLLLCCAIRRNDNYKH